The following proteins come from a genomic window of Triticum aestivum cultivar Chinese Spring chromosome 6A, IWGSC CS RefSeq v2.1, whole genome shotgun sequence:
- the LOC123127928 gene encoding BEACH domain-containing protein C2 isoform X2, which yields MEGQDALDMSDASPTSSWEDGAVEHFDVASFGGEGYVVDDEEMSDVELGTGSPAGPSEASTQPPPPLRRRLAPVESSDVPEEVVRAVDAVIMGGGVERLREMVSEEDGEVTHFIVDVLMITMGGVDGLDEGAGDGTSPSTEPSIMSSSRAAAIAVELMPYLPCGTEPSPRTRMACGLLATLSACTRNRTMCSASGLLAILLDSAEKLFVKMGQSRDWDGTPLVQCIQVLGGHSVSVKDLHSWLLLVKKALGTRWATPLTLALEKAVGCNEAKGPAVTFEFDGERSGLLAPGDSRWPFSNGFGFATWIYVESFSDSPNTAASTSGRSSPWAVAAAAFIHAGEGANDMPRLFSFLTADNDGVEAYFQGKFLVVESGTGKGKKAPLHFTYEFKPQCWYFIGLECTSKQGLLGMVESELRLYVDDKLHESCPFEFPRVLKPLAFCCIGTNPPPTITGLQRQCPLFAEMGPIYIFMEPIGPERMARLASRGGDALPSFSSGAGLPWKASCDHIREMSEDSYTLDIEIGGSLHLLYHPSLLNGRFCPDASPSGSTGTHRRPAEVIGMVHISCRVRPAESLWALACGGPMALLPLTVSNIEMDNLEPILGDVSLSLATSSLSVPIFRIISLAIQHPGNKQELCRTNGPELLSQVLQYLLETLSKLESGKKEILRDEELVAAIVSLCQSQINDPGLKAQLFSTLLLDLKMWSSCNYVLQKKLLSSLADMVFAESACMYDANALQMLLDGCRRCYWVTREGDSIDTFTLTGTERPLGKVNALVDELLVVIELLIGSASSTMASDDVRRLVGFVVDCPQPNQVPRVLLLIYRLIVHPNSTRAHMYAQSFISRGGVEALLVLLQREAKSGNKNTFNNCDVPQNAAKWNGSSQSKSTNSRSLLKPASSEANCNRETPSVDSHESPSHDGNSEPVSTSKWRLLKNQFLKNRSGMDLPSITDNVQNNVYNIDNGDGVLVGIVHILGALVASGHLKFSSLIAKPKLPSGFLTTANGEGNTMFEDRVSLLLFALQKAFQAAPRRLMTRNVYRSLISAVINISSANDNLNLYDSDYRFQHIPLLLVLLRSLPYASRAFQARTLQDLLFLVCSHPENRSTMTSIAEWPDWILEVMISNHEMGDNKDSDGVSIYELEDVIHKFLLIMLEHSMWQKDGWKDVEATIHCAEWLSMAGGFSMGDQRIRREEALPIFKRRLLGSLLDFSAQELRVQSEGITAAASDVEVETKEPKIQAEKAADLLVVLAENAVVLMMLVEDHLRSRSQQFFTSCLIDSALSPASMASSAASRSLSRTGSEPLEAGGSRQSLSSDAGGLPVDVLASMSGTNGQISSEVMERVTAAAAAEPYGSVRHAFVSYGSCISDLSEGWKYRSRLWYGVCIPSKANVFGGGGSGWEAWKSVVEKDSNGDWIELPLVKKSVAMLQTLLLDSGFGAGLGSGEGSAGGIGVMSALNQLLDSDQPFFCMLRLTLISMREDDTGEDDLFMRNISMKNDDISERLGCQTGSVIELDGNSCSPTIKPQSALLWRLLGPFLNVPVSESKRQRVLVASSILYSEVWHAVSSDRKPLRKKYLGLLMPPYAAVLKRYRSVLANIHELASSDGENPLLVGDCASAADTLPVEAAVSLISPGWAAAFASPPVAMALAMIAAGASGAETIAPPTNKLRRRDTSLLERRSAKLHSFSSFQRPPDTTPLLPASAPKDKASAKVVALAAARDLEFSAKIGLRRGLSVVAMATSGQRRSAGDIERALRWNTTEAMAAAWMECLQSADSKSVSGRDFSALSYKYVALLVSSFALARNLQRVEMERRTQVDILNRRCASVGVRAWRRLLHCLIETNRLYGPFGELLCTPDSIFWKLDFTECSSRMRRFMKRNYNGSDRFGAAVNFEEQMLLCDGVESNACHTEEGDTRSTNALPTTSLIIVAEAMSVDRGHEDAEHIETETICSSVDDQLRNSLPPDSFKGSIDSRSSDFSGVRNLVRSTLIAPGYRSGEEDKRIIIELPSLMVKPLKTVRGTFQVTLKRINFIVDEHTSDSDSYMDDVASTSGQYDQQDKDRSWFISSLHQIYNRRYLLRQSALELFMVDRSNFFFDFEDIEARRHAYRAIIHTKPPYLNDIFLATQKPEQILKQTQLMERWAKWEISNFDYLMELNTLAGRSYNDISQYPIFPWVVSDYQSKTLDLEDPSSYRDLSKPIGALNPARLKKFQDYYSSFKDPIIPNCHYGSHYSSPGTVLYYLARIEPFTTLSIELRGGKFGDDNHMLSDITRTWNSVLEDMNDVKELVPEMFYLPEVFTNVNSVDMGANELAKRLGSVELPPWAENPVDFIHKHRKALESDHVSAHFHEWIDLIFGYKQRGKEAVMANNVFPYATYEGTVDIDKIADPVSFTSNLLDHLSNFLAVNILLKILKVQRQATQNQIVNFGQTPSQLLIVPHIQRRPLADILQLQTIFRNPSEVRSYLLPNPDQCNVPASAVHVSNDCIVVVDANVPAAHVAVHHWQPNTPDGLETPFLFHHGKNAINSSGGAIRRIFKGPASAEDYHFPRAIAFAASAIQPSSTVAVTCDKEVITGGHADNSVKLISSDGARTIETASGHIAPVTCLALSPDNNYFVTGSRDTTVILWRIHQMSSSHWKNAPEPPPSPITPSTPLANSISSGSSPIRTLETSSKRRIEGPMHVLRGHLGEVTCCSVSSDLGLVASSSHTSGALLHSLRTGRLITKLDVGEAHLICLSSQGIVLIWNESEKRLSTFTVNGIPMSTSVLSPFSGRVSCIEVSRDGQFALIAACLSRNCTRDTSTDEDHMIDNCNDDEDVPESKETKLYVHAPSICFIDLYKLEVIHTLKLGEGQDVTAVALNEDNTTLVASTADKQLIVFTNPSLSSKIADQMLHEGDGLL from the exons ATGGAGGGGCAGGACGCGCTCGACATGTCCGACGCCTCGCCGACCTCGTCGTGGGAGGACGGAGCCGTCGAGCACTTCGACGTCGCGTCGTTCGGCGGCGAGGGGTACGTCGTCGACGATGAGGAGATGTCGGACGTGGAGCTCGGCACGGGCTCCCCGGCGGGCCCTTCGGAGGCCTCGACGCAGCCTCCTCCGCCGCTGCGGAGGCGCCTAGCGCCGGTCGAGTCCTCGGACGTCCCGGAGGAGGTGGTGCGGGCGGTCGACGCGGTGATCATGGGCGGCGGGGTTGAGCGCCTCCGCGAGATGGTGTCCGAGGAGGACGGCGAGGTCACGCATTTCATCGTAGACGTGCTGATGATCACGATGGGCGGCGTGGACGGCCTcgacgagggcgcgggcgacggcaccAGCCCCAGCACGGAACCCAGCATCATGTCCAGCTCGCGCGCAGCCGCCATTGCTGTCGAACTGATGCCTTACCTTCCATGCGGCACCGAGCCGTCGCCGCGCACCCGTATGGCCTGCGGCCTCCTCGCCACCCTCAGCGCCTGCACCCGCAACCGCACCATGTGCTCCGCTTCGGGCCTTCTCGCTATCCTCCTTGATTCCGCAGAGAAGCTGTTCGTAAAAATGGGTCAGAGCAGGGATTGGGACGGAACACCGCTCGTGCAGTGCATTCAGGTGCTAGGAGGGCACTCGGTTAGCGTCAAAGACTTGCATTCCTGGCTCCTTTTGGTCAAGAAAGCGCTTGGGACACGCTGGGCAACTCCGCTGACACTTGCATTGGAGAAGGCTGTTGGCTGCAATGAGGCGAAGGGACCTGCAGTGACTTTTGAGTTCGACGGTGAGAGATCCGGCTTGCTTGCCCCTGGAGATAGCCGGTGGCCATTCTCGAACGGTTTTGGGTTTGCCACATGGATATATGTAGAGTCATTCTCGGACTCACCCAACACAGCAGCATCGACTTCTGGGAGATCGTCACCATGGGCTGTCGCCGCCGCTGCTTTCATACATGCTGGAGAAGGGGCGAACGACATGCCCCGGCTTTTCAGCTTCCTTACTGCTGATAACGATGGTGTGGAGGCTTATTTCCAAGGCAAGTTTCTAGTTGTGGAGAGTGGGACTGGAAAGGGAAAGAAGGCTCCTCTCCATTTCACCTATGAATTCAAACCACAGTGCTGGTACTTCATTGGTTTGGAGTGCACAAGCAAGCAGGGTTTGCTCGGAATGGTCGAGAGTGAACTACGGCTGTATGTTGATGATAAGCTTCATGAGAGCTGTCCGTTTGAGTTCCCCCGTGTCTTGAAACCGCTGGCATTCTGCTGCATCGGGACAAACCCGCCACCAACTATTACTGGTCTGCAACGGCAATGCCCATTATTTGCAGAAATGGGGCCTATCTATATTTTCATGGAGCCGATTGGCCCAGAGAGAATGGCCCGGCTAGCTTCTAGGGGAGGAGATGCACTTCCCAGCTTCAGCAGCGGTGCTGGTTTGCCTTGGAAAGCTAGCTGTGATCACATTAGGGAAATGTCAGAAGATAGTTATACACTTGACATTGAGATTGGAGGAAGCTTACATCTACTTTATCATCCTAGCCTACTTAATGGCCGATTTTGCCCCGATGCTTCACCTTCTGGTTCAACAG GTACTCACCGAAGGCCTGCGGAAGTTATTGGGATGGTTCACATATCTTGTCGCGTGCGACCTGCAGAATCATTATGGGCATTAGCTTGTGGAGGTCCAATGGCTTTACTACCATTGACTGTTAGCAATATTGAGATGGATAACCTGGAACCTATACTTGGTGATGTGTCACTGTCTCTTGCTACGTCTTCTCTTTCTGTTCCTATATTCAGAATAATTTCTCTGGCAATTCAACATCCTGGAAATAAGCAAGAGCTTTGCCGTACCAATGGACCAGAGCTTCTATCACAAGTTTTACAATATTTGTTGGAAACACTGTCAAAACTAGAAAGTGGGAAGAAAGAGATACTGAGAGACGAGGAGCTTGTTGCTGCAATTGTATCTTTGTGCCAATCTCAAATAAATGATCCTGGTCTAAAAGCGCAGCTCTTTAGCACTTTGCTGTTGGACCTGAAGATGTGGAGCTCATGCAACTATGTTCTGCAGAAAAAGCTTCTCTCTTCACTTGCAGACATGGTTTTTGCAGAATCTGCTTGCATGTATGATGCAAATGCGTTGCAAATGCTTCTTGATGGATGCAGAAGGTGTTACTGGGTAACTCGTGAAGGAGATTCAATAGATACCTTCACATTGACTGGAACTGAGAGACCTTtagggaaagtgaatgctcttgtTGATGAGCTGTTGGTTGTTATTGAACTGTTGATAGGATCAGCTTCTTCCACAATGGCTTCTGATGATGTTCGTCGTTTGGTAGGATTTGTTGTTGACTGCCCACAACCTAACCAG GTTCCTAGGGTCTTGCTCCTCATCTACAGACTGATTGTGCACCCAAACAGTACTAGAGCGCACATGTATGCTCAGTCATTTATTTCTCGTGGAGGTGTAGAGGCATTACTTGTTCTTTTGCAGAGAGAGGCTAAATCTGGCAATAAAAACACTTTCAACAACTGCGATGTGCCACAAAATGCTGCTAAATGGAATGGAAGTTCTCAGTCAAAATCTACTAATAGTCGTTCACTCTTGAAACCAGCTAGTAGTGAAGCAAACTGCAATCGTGAGACCCCGTCAGTTGACAGTCATGAGTCACCCTCTCATGATGGTAACTCTGAACCTGTATCCACTAGCAAATGGCGCTTACTAAAAAATCAGTTCCTAAAGAATCGGAGTGGCATGGACCTCCCAAGTATCACTGACAATGTTCAGAACAATGTATACAATATTGATAATGGTGATGGAGTACTTGTTGGGATAGTTCATATTTTGGGCGCTTTGGTTGCCTCAGGTCACCTGAAGTTTTCCTCACTTATTGCAAAACCAAAGTTGCCAAGTGGTTTTCTGACAACTGCTAATGGCGAAGGAAATACCATGTTTGAAGACAGAGTATCTTTATTGCTGTTTGCATTGCAGAAAGCTTTTCAAGCAGCCCCAAGAAGGCTTATGACCAGAAATGTATATAGATCTTTAATATCTGCAGTG ATCAATATTTCTTCAGCAAATGATAATCTGAACTTGTATGATTCTGATTATCGCTTTCAGCATATTCCGCTCTTGTTAGTTCTACTACGTTCTCTTCCATATGCATCACGAGCATTTCAAGCTCGTACTCTTCAG GATCTTCTATTTTTGGTTTGCAGTCACCCTGAGAATAGAAGTACTATGACTTCCATTGCAGAATGGCCTGATTGGATTTTGGAGGTTATGATTTCTAATCATGAG ATGGGTGATAACAAAGATTCAGATGGTGTAAGCATATATGAGCTTGAAGACGTCATACACAAGTTTCTACTTATTATGCTGGAGCATTCAATGTGGCAAAAAGATGGGTGGAAG GATGTGGAGGCAACAATACACTGTGCAGAATGGCTTTCAATGGCTGGGGGGTTTAGCATGGGAGACCAAAGAATTAG GCGTGAAGAAGCATTACCAATTTTCAAAAGGAGATTACTGGGTAGTCTGCTTGATTTTTCTGCTCAGGAGCTTCGAGTTCAG TCTGAAGGAATTACTGCTGCAGCATCTGATGTTGAAGTGGAGACTAAAGAACCAAAAATACAAGCAGAAAAGGCTGCCGATCTCTTAGTAGTCTTGGCTGAGAATGCAGTAGTTCTGATGATGCTCGTAGAAGATCATCTGAGGTCACGCAGCCAACAATTTTTTACATCCTGCTTAATTGACAGTGCTTTATCTCCTGCATCGATGGCTTCATCAGCTGCCAGTAGGTCATTGAGCAGAACTGGTAGCGAGCCTTTAGAAGCTGGGGGCTCAAGGCAGTCTTTGTCCAGTGATGCTGGTGGACTGCCGGTTGAT GTTCTTGCTTCGATGTCTGGCACAAATGGGCAAATTTCTTCTGAGGTAATGGAACGCGtaacggcagcagcagcagcggagcCTTATGGATCTGTCAGGCATGCATTTGTATCCTATGGGAGCTGTATTTCAGATCTTTCTGAAGGTTGGAAGTACAGAAGCCGACTGTGGTATGGTGTATGCATTCCATCCAAAGCTAATGTCTTTGGGGGAGGAGGAAGTGGTTGGGAAGCATGGAAATCTGTTGTAGAGAAGGACTCCAATGGGGACTGGATTGAACTTCCATTAGTGAAGAAATCAGTTGCAATGCTGCAGACACTTCTACTAGATTCTGGATTTGGGGCTGGCCTTGGCTCTGGAGAGGGATCTGCCGGTGGTATTGGTGTTATGAGTGCACTTAATCAGTTGTTAGATAGTGATCAGCCTTTTTTCTGTATGCTCCGGTTGACTCTTATTTCAATGAGGGAGGATGATACTGGGGAAGACGACCTCTTTATGAGAAACATTAGCATGAAGAATGATGATATATCAGAAAGATTGGGCTGTCAAACTGGAAGTGTGATTGAACTTGATGGTAACTCATGTTCGCCTACCATAAAACCTCAGTCTGCACTTCTATGGAG ATTGCTTGGCCCCTTTCTGAATGTGCCAGTTTCTGAATCTAAGAGACAGAGGGTTCTGGTTGCGTCTTCTATTCTTTATTCGGAG GTATGGCATGCTGTAAGTAGCGACAGAAAGCCTTTAAGGAAAAAATATCTTGGATTGTTAATGCCACCATATGCAGCTGTCCTGAAAAGATACCGCTCTGTTTTGGCTAATATTCACGAGCTTGCATCTTCGGATGGAGAAAATCCGCTACTTGTTGGTGATTGTGCTTCGGCTGCAGATACTTTACCTGTTGAG GCTGCTGTTTCATTGATATCACCTGGCTGGGCTGCTGCTTTTGCCTCTCCACCAGTTGCAATGGCATTGGCCATGATTGCTGCTGGTGCCTCTGGGGCAGAAACAATTGCACCACCAACAAATAAATTGCGCAGGCGTGACACCTCATTGCTTGAGCGTAGATCAGCTAAATTACACTCATTCTCAAGTTTCCAGAGGCCTCCTGATACAAcaccactcctgcctgcatctgcacCAAAGGACAAAGCATCCGCGAAAGTTGTAGCCTTGGCCGCTGCTCGTGACCTTGAGTTTAGTGCTAAGATTGGCTTGAGAAGAGGTCTTAGTGTTGTAGCAATGGCAACTTCAGGACAACGGAGGTCTGCAGGCGATATTGAGCGTGCGCTGAGGTGGAACACAACTGAAGCTATGGCTGCTGCTTGGATGGAGTGTCTGCAATCTGCTGACTCAAAGTCAGTGTCAGGCAGAGATTTTTCTGCCCTTTCTTACAAATATGTTGCACTTCTTGTTTCAAGTTTTGCCTTAGCACGGAACTTGCAACGAGTTGAG ATGGAGAGACGAACACAGGTTGATATCTTGAACCGTCGTTGTGCCTCTGTTGGGGTTCGGGCATGGCGACGTCTTCTTCATTGCTTAATAGAGACAAATAGACTCTATGGACCTTTTGGAGAACTTCTGTGTACTCCTGATAGC ATTTTCTGGAAGCTGGATTTTACTGAATGTTCATCAAGGATGAGAAGATTTATGAAAAGAAACTACAATGGGTCAGATCGTTTTGGTGCAGCTGTTAATTTTGAGGAGCAGATGCTTCTTTGTGATGGTGTAGAATCCAATGCATGCCACACAGAGGAAGGGGACACTCGATCTACAAATGCTCTCCCAACAACTTCGTTAATTATAGTGGCTGAGGCAATGTCAGTGGATAGAGGACATGAAGATGCTGAGCACATAGAAACCGAAACAATTTGCAGCAGTGTAGATGATCAATTAAGAAATTCCTTGCCACCTGATTCGTTTAAAGGATCAATAGATTCAAGAAGTTCAGACTTTTCTGGTGTCCGCAACCTGGTTCGATCCACACTAATTGCACCTGGTTACAGGTCTGGCGAAGAAGATAAAAGAATTATAATTGAATTGCCATCGTTGATGGTGAAGCCATTGAAGACCGTACGAGGAACCTTCCAA GTCACATTAAAGAGGATTAACTTCATAGTTGATGAGCATACATCTGACAGTGACAGTTACATGGATGATGTTGCATCCACTAGCGGCCAATATGATCAGCAAGATAAAGATCGGAGTTGGTTCATATCTTCGCTGCATCAGATTTATAATAGAAg GTATTTGTTACGTCAAAGTGCATTGGAATTATTTATGGTAGATAGGTCTAACTTCTTCTTTGATTTTGAG GATATAGAAGCACGTCGACATGCTTATCGGGCTATCATTCACACCAAACCTCCTTATTTGAATGATATTTTTCTAGCTACACAG AAACCTGAGCAAATCCTTAAACAGACTCAATTAATGGAGCGCTGGGCCAAATGGGAG ATTAGCAATTTTGACTACCTAATGGAACTGAACACTCTTGCTGGGCGCAGTTACAATGACATCTCGCAG TATCCTATCTTCCCATGGGTAGTATCAGATTACCAGTCCAAAACATTGGACTTGGAAGATCCTTCCTCATACCGAGATCTTTCAAAG CCAATTGGTGCTCTAAATCCTGCACGGCTGAAGAAATTCCAAGACTATTACTCTAGTTTCAAGGATCCAATCATCCCAAATTGTCACTACGGTTCACATTACTCTAGTCCTGGCACG GTATTGTATTATCTTGCCAGGATAGAACCTTTCACTACCCTCTCTATTGAGCTGCGGGGTGGCAAGTTTGGTGATGATAATCACATGCTCTCTGATATCACCAGAACATGGAACAGTGTCCTTGAAGACATGAATGATGTAAAAGAGCTA GTTCCAGAGATGTTTTACCTTCCTGAGGTATTTACTAATGTGAATTCTGTTGACATGGGAGCAAATGAACTTGCTAAAAGGCTAG GCTCTGTAGAATTACCTCCTTGGGCCGAGAACCCTGTTGATTTTATACATAAACATCGGAAAGCTCTTGAGAGTGATCATGTCTCCGCTCATTTTCATGAATGGATTGATCTAATATTTGG ATATAAACAAAGAGGTAAAGAAGCAGTGATGGCTAACAATGTTTTTCCCTATGCTACATACGAGGGGACAGTAGATATTGATAAAATTGCTGATCCAGTAAGTTTCACATCCAACCTTTTAGATCATCTCAGTAACTTTCTAGCTGTTAACATTTTGCTGAAAATACTGAAGGTGCAACGGCAAGCTACACAAAACCAAATAGTAAATTTTGGACAAACGCCATCTCAGTTGCTGATAGTTCCACATATACAGAGAAGGCCATTGGCAGATATCTTACAGCTGCAG ACAATATTCCGGAACCCAAGTGAAGTCAGATCTTATTTACTTCCTAATCCAGACCAGTGTAATGTTCCCGCTAGTGCAGTGCATGTATCGAATGACTGTATTGTAGTCGTAGATGCAAATGTGCCTGCAGCACATGTGGCAGTGCACCATTGGCAGCCAAACACCCCGGATGGCTTAGAGACACCCTTCCTCTTTCATCATGGGAAAAATGCCATAAATTCAAGCGGCGGCGCAATAAGGCGCATCTTCAAAGGACCTGCTTCTGCAGAAGACTACCATTTCCCAAGGGCTATAGCTTTTGCTGCTTCTGCGATCCAACCTTCGTCAACTGTTGCCGTCACATGTGACAAAGAGGTTATAACTG GTGGGCATGCAGATAATTCTGTGAAGTTGATCTCCTCAGATGGAGCAAGGACCATTGAAACTGCATCTGGGCATATTGCTCCTGTGACCTGCCTCGCACTATCTCCTGATAACAATTACTTTGTCACAGGGTCTCGTGACACAACAGTTATATTATGGAGGATACATCAGATGAGCTCTTCACATTGGAAAAATGCTCCAGAACCTCCACCTTCACCAATAACACCAAGTACTCCTCTAGCCAATAGTATTAGTAGTGGTAGCAGTCCAATCAGAACTTTGGAAACCTCCAGCAAGCGGCGAATCGAAGGTCCTATGCATGTTCTAAGAGGACATCTTGGAGAAGTAACTTGCTGTTCTGTTAGTTCTGATTTGGGACTTGTTGCTTCCTCTTCACATACATCTGGTGCCCTTCTACATTCTTTGAGGACAGGTCGGCTCATAACGAAGCTGGATGTGGGAGAGGCACATTTGATATGCTTATCTTCTCAAGGAATCGTATTGATTTGGAATGAATCAGAGAAGAGACTATCCACCTTCACTGTTAATGGAATCCCTATGTCTACCTCGGTCCTGTCACCTTTCTCCGGGCGTGTTAGTTGCATTGAGGTTTCTAGGGATGGCCAGTTTGCTTTAATTGCAGCATGTTTATCTAGAAATTGCACTCGTGACACTAGTACTGATGAAGATCATATGATTGACAACTGCAACGATGATGAGGATGTACCAGAGTCAAAGGAGACCAAGCTATACGTTCATGCTCCCTCGATCTGCTTCATTGATCTATACAAACTTGAG GTAATTCATACGCTGAAGCTGGGAGAAGGACAGGACGTCACAGCTGTTGCTCTAAATGAAGATAACACTACTCTTGTTGCCTCAACAGCTGATAAGCAGCTGATAGTCTTCACAAATCCTTCT TTGAGTTCTAAAATAGCTGATCAGATGTTGCATGAAGGTGATGGGCTTTTGTAG